The genomic segment CGTGCAGAGCGAGTGAGGCGGCAAGATTGACGGTCGACGTCGTCTTGCCCACACCGCCCTTCTGGTTGGCGACCACCATGACGCGCGTCCGGTCGGGGCGTGGCAGACCCTCGCCGGCACGGCCCAGGGCCTCCACCGCCAGCTGGGCCGCCCGGCCAATAGGTGTGTCATCCATCGGCGGCGGTGTTTCACGTGAAACACCGTCCGCCAGGGATTCGGTTCGGGGACCGGGGACCGGATCGGTCATCGGTCCCGCGATGTTGGCGTCGGACCGCAAGGATTCACTCTCCTCGACTTCAGGCTCGCAATGAACAGAGCCTGCCATGCTTTCGGGGTTGTGAACCAGCGAGGCCCGCTGTTCTGTGGATGGCTCCACCGATGTGGACAACTTGGTAGCTCGTTCGGGGTTGCGGTCCCGCGGCGTGGCAGCCGCACGGCCACGGCCGATGATTCCCTGCAACAGAGAGCGACGTTTCACGTGAAACACGATGCCTCTGTGGGGCAACTACCCAGCACCGACACTCCGCGTGGTGAGCCCAGGGCTACTTCGGTGGAGCATCGCTCCAGAAGCCGACAGACCGAAACCTGCCGAGGTTTCTCGTCGGCCGCGACCCCCGTAACGGACGAGACGCACGATTCAGCGTCGGCGGCGTGTCCGTCCCACCCGGGCGGCCTTGGCCCTCTTTGCGGCGAACCTCACACCGCCCGGGCTCTCGCCCACGACCACCCGGACCACCGTCGTCGTGGGGTCGACCACACCGGCCCCGGCGTGCAGCACCTCGGTCTCCACCACGCCCAGCTTGCTCAGCGCGGCGCGCGCACCGTTGATCTCCTCTTCGGCGGTGTCGCCCTTGAGCGCCAGCATCTCGCCGTACGGCCGCAGCAGCGGTACGCCCCAGCCGGCGAGGCGGTCCAGCGGTGCGACCGCCCGTGCGGTGACGACGTGGACCGGCTGAAGCTTCCCCAGCACCTCTTCGGCACGGCCCCGAACGACCGTCACATGATCGAGGCCGAGCAGTTCCACGACCTCCTGGAGGAAGTTCGTCCTCCGGAGCAACGGTTCCAGCAGCGTGATCTTCAGGTCCGGACGCACCAGGGCCAGCGGGATTCCCGGCAGCCCAGCCCCGGAGCCCACATCGCAGACCGTGACGTCCCGGGGGACCACCTCGGAGAGCACGGCGCAGTTCAGCAGGTGCCGCTCCCACAGACGTGGGACCTCGCGAGGACCGATCAGCCCACGCTTGACACCCGCGTCCGCGAGCAGCTCCGCGTACCGGACGGCCTCCGGGAAGAACTCACCGAAAACCGCCTGGGCCGCCTCAGGTGCCTGAGGGAGCGCTGCTTCCTCCGTCACGGGGACCGTCCTTCCCTACCGCACTACCGCACTGTGGATGGCTGACTATCAGGCTGACAAAGATCGGCCCCGCCTGCGAACAGACGGGGCCGACAGAACGCGTTCCGGTCAGGCCGGAAGGACGACGACGAAGCGCTGCGGCTCCTCGCCCTCGGACTCGCTCCGCAGGCCGGCCGCCGCGATCGCGTCGTGCACGACCTTGCGCTCGAACGGCGTCATCGGCTCCAGCCGCACCGGCTCACCGGAGCTCTTGACCTCGTCCGCGGCCTTCGCGCCGAGCGCCGCCAGGACCTCGCGCTTCTTGGCGCGGAAGCCCGCGATGTCCAGCATCAGGCGGCTGCGGTCACCGGTCTCCCGGTGCACCGCGAGCCGGGTCAGCTCCTGGAGCGCCTCCAGCACCTCACCGTCGCGGCCCACCAGCTTCTGGAGTTCGCGCGCCGACTCACTGATGATCGAGACCGCGGCCCGGTCCGCCTCGACGTCCATGTCGATGTCGCCGTCGAGATCGGCGATGTCGAGGAGACCCTCAAGGTAGTCGGCCGCGATCTCGCCTTCCTGCTCAAGGCGGGTCAAGGTGTCGCTGCCCTCAGCGGCCGTGGAGATGGTGCCTTCCGACACGGATGGACTCCCTTACTTCTTGGACGGGTGCTTGGGCCGCTGCGGGCCCTTGCGCGGTCCGGACTTGGCTTGGCGTGAGGAGCCCGACGCGGGCTTGCCCGCCGGCTTCGACTTGTCGTCCTGCTTCTGGAGCGAGGTCTTGGCCTCCGAGGTCTCACCGGAGTCCGGCTCCTTGGCCGCCTCGGTCTGACCGACGGTGGCGGTCCTCTGCGCCTTGGTCTGCCGCTTGGGCTGGTGCCGGCGCGCGGTGGCGCCTTCGGCCTCGGCGACGGACGACTCGCTCTTCGCCACGGTCCCGTCCTCCTGGGCGGCGAGGCCCAGCTTGGAGAGTCCGTTGATGAACTTGCGCTCGATGTCGTTGCGCTCGGTGCCCTTGGCGAAGATGCGCTTGACGGTGTTGCGACGCGTCCGGCCGCGCACCTCGCCGTGCTGGGTAACGCTCTTCAGCAGGCGTCCGAGGTACTGGTCCTGGGCCTTGCTGCCCGGCGTCGGGTTCTGGTTGATCACGTACATCTGCTGACCCATGGTCCAGACGTTGGTGGTCAGCCAGTAGACGAGGACACCGACGGGGAAGTTGATGCCCATCACGGCGAAGATCAGCGGGAAGACGTACATCAGCATCTTCTGCTGCTGCATGTACGGGGTCTTCACCGAGAGGTCGACGTTCTTCGTCATCAGCTGGCGCTGGGTGAAGAACTGCGAGGCGGACATCATGATGATCATCACCGCGGTGACGACCCGGACGTCGACGAGCGAGGCGCCGAGCGCCTGCACCTCGGCCGAGCTGTTCATGAACTTCGCCGCGAGCGGGGCACCGACGATGTGGGCCTGCCGCGCGCTGTCGAGCAGCGGCTGGTCGATGACGCCGATCGTCTTGCCGTTGGCGATGGCCGCGAGCACGTGGTAGAGGGCGAAGAAGAACGGGGACTGCGCCAGGATCGGAAGGCACGAGGAGAGCGGGTTGGTACCCGTCTCCTTGTACAGCTTCATCATCTCTTCGGACTGACGCTGCTTGTCGTTCTTGTAGCGCTCCTGGATCGCCTTCATCTTCGGCTGGAGCACCTGCATGTTCCGCGTCGACTTGATCTGCTTCACGAAGAGCGGGACCAGGCAGATGCGGATCAGGATCACGAGGGACACGATGGACAGGCCCCAGGCCCAGCCCGTGTCTGCACCGAAGATCGCCCCGTACACCTTGTGGAACTGGACGATCACCCATGAGACGGGTGTGGTGATAAAGCTGAACAGACTGGCAATCGTGTCCACTAATCAGGCTCCTTGAGCTTTGGGCGAGGTCTCTGTGGCCGGACCCGGCGTCACGGCTGCCGCGGTTGTCGCAGTCGTCACGTCCCCGGGGGGCACATCAGTGGCGGAGTCCCCGCCCTTGTCACCGCGCAGCGCGTTGCGCAGCAGTTCGTGCCAGCGCGGACGCTTGCGCGGCGGGACATGGTCCACACCGCCCGGCGACCACGGATTGCATCGCAGAATGCGCCAGGCGGTCAGCGCTGTCCCCTTGATCGCCCCGTGCCGGTCTATCGCCGTGAACCCGTAGTGCGAGCACGACGGGTAGTAGCGGCAGACAGGGCCCAGCAGTGGGCTGATCGTCCACTGGTACAGCTTGATGAGAGCCAGCAGCGGGTACTTCATCGCGCGCCCCCTCCCAGCAGCCGCGCGAGGGCGGCGTCCAGGTCTCGGGTCAGCTGAGCGTGGTCGGCGTCACCCGAACCGGGCAACGCGCGCACCACAACCAGGCTACCGGGGGGCAGCTGAGCCAGCCGGTCTCGAACCAGGTGGCGAAGCCGCCGCTTCACAGCGGTGCGGACGACCGCACCACCCACGGCTTTGCTGACGACGAAACCCGCACGCGGTGGGGGAGGGGTCTCCCCCGACACGTGCGGGTCCGTAGTACCGCTGCGTAGATGGACGACGAGCAGAGGGCGACCAGCCCTGCGTCCTCGTCGTACCGCGGTCGCGAAGTCCTCGCGCCGCCTCAGCCGATTCTCGGTAGGCAGCACGTCATGACCTGTGGATGATCAGGCGGACAGGCTGCTGCGACCCTTGCCACGGCGGTTCGCGAGAATCGCGCGGCCGGCACGGGTACGCATACGCAGCCGGAAGCCGTGGGTCTTGGCGCGACGACGGTTGTTCGGCTGGAAGGTGCGCTTGCTCACTCGGGGGCTCCAGAATAAATCGGGTGATGGCGGGACATCGCCTGGCTGTCACCGTGCGCCCACGAGGAACTCGCGTAAACGCCTTAGTGCACCGCTTCACAATCACAGATCGTGATCTTTGCCCATCGGAGGCAGGCGGCAGCAGCCATCGACAACTCGACCTGGTCACGGTACGCGCGGCTACGCCATCCGGTCAAACTCACCACGAGTGACCCCCCGCTATGCACAGGCTGTGGACAACAACTTGAACCGGGCGGGTCGCCGTGACTACCGTGGCTGAACTCCGGTTTCCTTTCGTTCCCCCCTGCCGGGCCCGACCCGACCCGACCCATTCCGTCCCGGGAAACACATTTTCGTGGGACATGCGAGAGAGCGTGCCTTGTGGCTGACGTACCTGCCGATCTTGCCGCAGTGTGGCCACGCGTGCTGGAACATCTCCTCGGTGAGGGCCAGCAGGGCATCGAGCCGAAGGACAAGCAGTGGATCGAGCGCTGCCAGCCGCTCGCGCTGGTCGCGGACACCGCGCTGCTCGCCGTACCGAACGAGTGGGGCAAGCGGGTCCTGGAGGGCCGGCTCGCGCCGCTCATCAGTGAGACGCTGACCCGCGAGTGCGGCCGGACGATCCGGATCGCGATCACGGTCGACGATTCGGCGGGTGAGCCGCCGACTCCCCCGGCGCCGCCGCTGCACCAGAGCCAGCAGGGTCGGCAGAACCACCGGTACCCGAACCCGCCGCACGACGAGCAGCAGCACGGCGACCCCTACGACCCGTACGGTCACCGTCCGCAGGACGACGGGATGCCGACCGCCCGCCCCGCGTATCCGGAGTACCAGCAGCGTCCCGAGCCGGGCGCCTGGCCGCGTACCCAGGAGGACCTCTCCTGGCAGCAGCCGCGGCACGGCGGCTACCAGGACCGCGAGCAGCAGGCCGACCAGTGGCGCGAGCCGTACGGCACCGGACGTCCGCAGCAGCCCTCGCACGACTACCGGCCGCAGCCTCCGGAGCGTCAGGGGTACGAGTCGCAGCGGCCCGAGCGGCACGACCTCCAGGACCAGCAGCACCGCCCGGGCCGGGCCGGCGGCGGGATGCCGGGTCCGGGTTCGCAGCCGTCCCCCGCGCCCGGTCCGGGCGAGCCGCATGCGCGGCTGAACCCCAAGTACCTCTTCGACACCTTCGTCATCGGCGCGTCCAACCGGTTCGCGCACGCGGCGGCGGTGGCGGTGGCCGAGGCGCCGGCGAAGGCGTACAACCCGCTCTTCATCTACGGGGAGTCCGGGCTCGGCAAGACCCACCTGCTGCACGCCATCGGGCACTACGCGCGGAGCCTCTACCCGGGGACCCGGGTGCGGTACGTGAGCTCCGAGGAGTTCACCAACGAGTTCATCAACTCGATCCGCGACGGCAAGGGCGACACCTTCCGCAAGCGCTACCGCGACGTGGACATCCTGCTCGTCGACGACATCCAGTTCCTGGCGAGCAAGGAGTCGACGCAGGAGGAGTTCTTCCACACCTTCAACACCCTGCACAACGCGAACAAGCAGATCGTGCTCTCCTCGGACCGGCCGCCCAAGCAGCTGGTGACGCTGGAGGACCGGCTGCGGAACCGGTTCGAGTGGGGCCTCACCACCGATGTGCAGCCGCCCGAACTGGAGACGCGGATCGCGATCCTGCGCAAGAAGGCGGTGCAGGAGCAGCTGAACGCCCCGCCGGAGGTGCTGGAGTTCATCGCGTCCCGGATCTCTCGGAACATCCGTGAGCTGGAGGGCGCACTGATCCGGGTGACGGCGTTCGCGAGCCTGAACCGGCAGCCGGTGGACCTCGGCCTGACGGAGATCGTGCTGAAGGACCTGATCCCCGGCGGCGAGGACTCCGCTCCGGAGATCACCGCGCCCGCGATCATGGCGGCCACCGCCGACTACTTCGGGCTGACGGTCGAGGACCTCTGCGGCTCGTCGCGCAGCCGCGTGCTGGTGACGGCCCGGCAGATCGCCATGTACCTCTGCCGTGAGCTGACGGATCTCTCGCTGCCGAAGATCGGCGCGCAGTTCGGCGGCCGCGACCACACCACGGTCATGCACGCGGACCGCAAGATCCGCGCGCTGATGGCGGAGCGCCGCTCCATCTACAACCAGGTCACCGAGCTCACCAACCGCATCAAGAACGGCTGACACCCGCCGGTCCCGTTCGGCGAGCGCGCAGCGCACGGGCGCCCGGCCCGGCGTACTCCGCCCACAGGGAGTGGACAACCAGGCGCCCCGCCAGACCTCTTCACGGTCCGGCGGGGCGCCTTCCGTCGTACCCGGGACGCCTGCGGGGCGGTTTCGGGACGTTCCCCGGGCGGTTCCCGCGAACCTTCCGAAGAGCTCCCGCGACTCCTTCGAAGAGCTCCCGGGACTCCGCCCGAGCGTCCGTGCCCCGCCGCCGGCGACCTTCCGGGCGCCCTCTCCTCCTCCCTCCAAGGGCTCGTGGAAGCGCCCCGGAAGCTCGTGGAAACGCTCCGGGCAGCCCCTGGAACGCTTCGGCAGCTCGTGGAAACGCCCCAGGAGGAGAGCTCACGAGGCGTCTCCGGGTGCGTTTCCGGGGCGTTTACGGGCCTCGACGGCACGCGGAGCCCTCGTTCCGGGCCGCACGCGGGGCTTGTCGCTGTTCGAACAGAAGGTCACAGAAGAGCGGACACGGTGCTTCTCCACAGATGTGCCGGATTTCTTCTCTCCACAGCCTGGGGACCCGGAAGTTGTCCAGATTGCGTCCACAGGGCCTGCTGCCGATACTCCATCAGGCCAGGTCAACTG from the Streptomyces sp. NBC_01335 genome contains:
- a CDS encoding Jag family protein, whose product is MSEGTISTAAEGSDTLTRLEQEGEIAADYLEGLLDIADLDGDIDMDVEADRAAVSIISESARELQKLVGRDGEVLEALQELTRLAVHRETGDRSRLMLDIAGFRAKKREVLAALGAKAADEVKSSGEPVRLEPMTPFERKVVHDAIAAAGLRSESEGEEPQRFVVVLPA
- the rpmH gene encoding 50S ribosomal protein L34, with protein sequence MSKRTFQPNNRRRAKTHGFRLRMRTRAGRAILANRRGKGRSSLSA
- the rsmG gene encoding 16S rRNA (guanine(527)-N(7))-methyltransferase RsmG, translated to MTEEAALPQAPEAAQAVFGEFFPEAVRYAELLADAGVKRGLIGPREVPRLWERHLLNCAVLSEVVPRDVTVCDVGSGAGLPGIPLALVRPDLKITLLEPLLRRTNFLQEVVELLGLDHVTVVRGRAEEVLGKLQPVHVVTARAVAPLDRLAGWGVPLLRPYGEMLALKGDTAEEEINGARAALSKLGVVETEVLHAGAGVVDPTTTVVRVVVGESPGGVRFAAKRAKAARVGRTRRRR
- the dnaA gene encoding chromosomal replication initiator protein DnaA; translated protein: MADVPADLAAVWPRVLEHLLGEGQQGIEPKDKQWIERCQPLALVADTALLAVPNEWGKRVLEGRLAPLISETLTRECGRTIRIAITVDDSAGEPPTPPAPPLHQSQQGRQNHRYPNPPHDEQQHGDPYDPYGHRPQDDGMPTARPAYPEYQQRPEPGAWPRTQEDLSWQQPRHGGYQDREQQADQWREPYGTGRPQQPSHDYRPQPPERQGYESQRPERHDLQDQQHRPGRAGGGMPGPGSQPSPAPGPGEPHARLNPKYLFDTFVIGASNRFAHAAAVAVAEAPAKAYNPLFIYGESGLGKTHLLHAIGHYARSLYPGTRVRYVSSEEFTNEFINSIRDGKGDTFRKRYRDVDILLVDDIQFLASKESTQEEFFHTFNTLHNANKQIVLSSDRPPKQLVTLEDRLRNRFEWGLTTDVQPPELETRIAILRKKAVQEQLNAPPEVLEFIASRISRNIRELEGALIRVTAFASLNRQPVDLGLTEIVLKDLIPGGEDSAPEITAPAIMAATADYFGLTVEDLCGSSRSRVLVTARQIAMYLCRELTDLSLPKIGAQFGGRDHTTVMHADRKIRALMAERRSIYNQVTELTNRIKNG
- the yidD gene encoding membrane protein insertion efficiency factor YidD; protein product: MKYPLLALIKLYQWTISPLLGPVCRYYPSCSHYGFTAIDRHGAIKGTALTAWRILRCNPWSPGGVDHVPPRKRPRWHELLRNALRGDKGGDSATDVPPGDVTTATTAAAVTPGPATETSPKAQGA
- the rnpA gene encoding ribonuclease P protein component, which translates into the protein MLPTENRLRRREDFATAVRRGRRAGRPLLVVHLRSGTTDPHVSGETPPPPRAGFVVSKAVGGAVVRTAVKRRLRHLVRDRLAQLPPGSLVVVRALPGSGDADHAQLTRDLDAALARLLGGGAR
- the yidC gene encoding membrane protein insertase YidC translates to MDTIASLFSFITTPVSWVIVQFHKVYGAIFGADTGWAWGLSIVSLVILIRICLVPLFVKQIKSTRNMQVLQPKMKAIQERYKNDKQRQSEEMMKLYKETGTNPLSSCLPILAQSPFFFALYHVLAAIANGKTIGVIDQPLLDSARQAHIVGAPLAAKFMNSSAEVQALGASLVDVRVVTAVMIIMMSASQFFTQRQLMTKNVDLSVKTPYMQQQKMLMYVFPLIFAVMGINFPVGVLVYWLTTNVWTMGQQMYVINQNPTPGSKAQDQYLGRLLKSVTQHGEVRGRTRRNTVKRIFAKGTERNDIERKFINGLSKLGLAAQEDGTVAKSESSVAEAEGATARRHQPKRQTKAQRTATVGQTEAAKEPDSGETSEAKTSLQKQDDKSKPAGKPASGSSRQAKSGPRKGPQRPKHPSKK